Part of the Salvelinus namaycush isolate Seneca unplaced genomic scaffold, SaNama_1.0 Scaffold2300, whole genome shotgun sequence genome is shown below.
gttactGTTTAAAAGTCACCACTGGCCTAATAGTGATTAAAGTCACCACTAGCCTaatagtgaaatccctgagcggttttcttcctctctcagttaggaaagacgcctgtatctttgtagtgactgggtgtattgatacaccacccaaagtgtatttaataacttcaccatgttaaAAGGGagattcaatgtctgctttttcacccatctaccaataggtgcccttctttgcgattCATTGGaatacctccctggtctttgtggttgaatctgtctttgaaattcactgtttgactgtggggccttacagataattgtatgtatggagtacagagatgaggtagtcattcaaaaatcatgttaaacactattattgcacacaaagtgagtccatgcaacttattatatgacttgttaagcacatttgtactACTGAACTCAGGtttgttggctgcgcccactaattgtccacacctgatcttaatgagtgcttgtttcctttgaaatgggtgTGTTTGAATAGACTCATATTAACAGCGTTGTATGACttagcatgctagctccatcctggtggcacagtggactaattccatggatagagaacagaagattccacaacaaaaaaatgaatgcctaaacaaattaatttccatgtgtcctatctgtgcttagAGTTGAAAACAGTCAACCCAAACTAAGCTAGCAGtattattaaaagtcttatttgaaacatgttctcagaatgttattgaATTATCTTCAAATAACCTATCATTTCTGTTTTCAGGACATTAATAAAACTTCCCAGGAAAAcgttcagggaaccatagtaaaacgttctcagaacctccctgcaacctaaaaataaatgTTCCCGGAAACAGGTGAAGTTCACATTTCAGCTCTCAGGATGTTTAAAAAACAATATgttttaccagtcaggaaacTGATGGCTTTGTTCCCAGAACAAATAGGAAAACAAAAACCTgtattcccacaacttccaaggaaccaaatgtgctagctgggaggcTTTCAAAAGGCCCTACAAACAAACAGATTATAATTTTGGTGTGCAATAGAATTGTGTCTTTGGAGCATTCAAATGTATGTTCCGTAGCAATTTTTCTTCACAATATGACGCagataggctcattctgttcaagACAACCCAGGCTATAACGCATGTCATCATTGTAACTGTGGATAAAAAAAAgagatcataaacattgatactgTAAATTACATGAGTTTTCAAATACAGAAATGTGAGtggtttgcttgtatgacatcaaagtggtATTTATTATAAACCTTAATATCACATATTTTATAGCACATCGACTCCTCTCAATTTAACGCATTTCTCTCACCCAGAcaacaacaaatgtgcaaaagtagcccaattagcgggagggaAGGTGTAATCTTCTTGTCTCTTGTAGTGCTCAAGTTTataacggctgtcagtcaaaacccctACCAGTGCTGTGAAGTGGAGAACCTGAGCTCTTATGTCATGTATGGCATGTTACTGTACAGGCAATTTAGGCGCTTATCAACAacaaaatctgccattttcatctCATATATGGGATGACAGGGGCAAGTGAACTGAGCAGTTGGGCAAGTTGAGCCTGCTCTGAAATTTCCCCAGGTGTTaaatttttttttactgaaagcAACAAAACTTGAAGGAATTCCAGTAGGCTTAGCCAatgtttttattgaacctttatttaactaggtaaattcttatttacaatgacggcataccctTCCAAACcttgacgctgggccaattgtgcgccgccctatggtactcccaatcacggccagattgtgatacagcctggaatcaaaccagggtctgtagtgacgccactagcactgagatgcattgccttagatcgctgcaccactcgggagccccccaaAACAAAAAAATGATATTTCAGTTTCATCCCCAATTTATGGCAGCCGGGCATGTTGAGCCTGTGGTTGAGCCATTAGTTAGAGGATTTTTTTAATGAATGGTTGCTGTTCTGGAGTAATAGAATGCTCAGCCTACCATAGGCTGGGTTCTGACTGGGGGAGGAGCTCACAGCCTGCAATAAATAGCGGATGTCTACGTTGAGGGGAAAGTATTTGTAAGAGTTATCCGTCGTTCTGGGAACAGTTTCGAAGGGAAATACGTTTTATTGTAATTTACGCCTCACACTTTCATTAGTCGGATCCTTTTGTGATATTTGTGTAACCATAATTCGTTTCCAAATGACGCGGTATGTAAGCAGTTGTTTCATTACTCTGTTCGTTCTGTTCCTTTGGCGGGTCGAAGACATCGCAGATGCTTGCAGATGCTCCCCTCCGCATCCTCAACAGGCTTTTTGCGATGCAGATATCGGTAAGGCGAGTTTGGCGACATTTCACTTTTCAGCTTTTCTTCACATGTTGAAGCTATCAATACGCAGCATGGAAAATTTTTATGTATTGTCTGTGGTCGTAGTATAAATAATTAGGACATGCTCATTAAGCCTGTTTACATCTTCTCACACTTATTTACAGAATTAAGTAGGCGACAGTAAGATGGGctctcaaccctgttcctggagagctatgcTCCTGTAAATGTTAAATCAAACCCGTTTGTAACGAACCTGAGTCAGTTTATCAACCagttaattattagaatcaggtgcgctagattagggttggagcgaaaCATATAGGAcggcagctctccaggaacagggttgagagCCCTGCTTTGCTTTAGGCATAAAGTGTGCCTACACATTGAGGTctgtttacaaaacattaaggacacctgctctttccatgacatggactggCTAGGAGttaactatgatcccttattgctgTCACTTGTTCAATCCACTCCAATCAGAGTAGTTGAAGGGgagtagacaggttaaagaaggctgTTTAAGCCCTGAGACATGgcttgtgccattcagagggtgaatgggcaagaccaaagatTGAAGTGCTGTTAAATggggcatggtagtaggtgccaggcgcaccggtttaagtgaactgcaacgctgctgggtttttcacaacagtttcctgtgtatcaagaatggcccaccacccaaaggacatccagccaacttgacacaactgtgggaagcattggagtccacatgggccGGCATAATTATGGAATACTTTCGACGCCTTGTCGAGTCCATGTGCCAATGACTTGAGGTTCTGTTCTATGGCATAatcttatagcagcagctactgtaccagacactctGCCGCATCTTCCTACCTGAACCAATCATCTACAGAGGGCATGCTTAAACCAGGTGTGTCAAATTAAAAGCAGAAGACCAGCGCTAGGAATGTAGGACCAGGAGGGAAATGGACTAGTCATCTGTTTTGGTGTAAACCTAGCCAGAATGTTACACTGAGTCTTAACTTATGCACAAACATTCTGAAAAGACTGTACAATTTTGGGTCTGTAAAGCATTCTACACTGTTCTCTGATCCATATCACCCTTAAACCATCAGTGTGACAGATATAATTTCAATAATGTTAAACCTTTTCTCCCTCTTCTAGTGATCAGGGCGAAGGTGGTTGGCAAGAAAGCTTTGTCTAACGAGATCAAGTATGACATCCAACAGATCAAGGTATGATCAGCCTTTTTATGAAGTGGTTGTTCCTTCCTGCACTGAAACATTGAAGCCCCCTGAACCCCAGTCTGACAGCTGGTCCCAGTTCTCTCCTTTCCCCTGGGCTCCATCCCTTCAGTGTTTGCAGATCTGGGTTGGCATAAACGGTGTAGTTGTGGAGCTTCCACCATATGAAAAGGAGCTTCTGTAGAAATGGCTCATTCCTCTTGCTGGAAAGCACATTATTCAGTTGACGGTCCTACCAgtcctagactatggtgacatcatcTATGGCTGCCATTTCATCAAAGCTTTTAAATGCAGTTCATCATAATGCACATTATTACTGGTGATGGGGGTTTGGTACTCATCACTGTATTCTCTACCAGGAAGTTGGCTGGCTCTTTGTCACGTTGGTGGATAAATTGCCAgatttttatttataaagcccttttactaAAACTCTCACTGTACCTAACATTATTACCCACCTTTAGACATTATAGTTACAGCCTGTCTCAGATCAGGGATGTTTAACTCTGGATATTCCATTTGTCGCTACTGAGTTGGATGAATCTGCCTGAaatattttactttatttgtggaataatcttcaaaatgttctaaATGTGACGTTTATTTGCCTTTAGGGCGACTCAGAATTGATTTTGACTGTTCTGCTTACATTTTGTGTGTTTCTGAAATTCGgggatctaaaaaaaaaaaattacacccTGATAAAAAATGAAGGTTAGATGAAGCAATGTTTTTGATCTACAAACATCAGGATGGGGAATAGGGAGGGAATTAGGAACGACTGACAGTGCCTGAGAGCTGCAGTCGGTTAGGTTCAAAACTGTATATGTAGATGTTTGACAGATCCTTTGTTCTCTCCTTGTGATTGGCTAGATGTTCAAAGGTCCTGACCGGGTTATCCACGCCGTCTTCACTTCATCCTCTTCAGCCTCGTGTGGTGTGACCCTGGAAACCAACAAGGAGTATCTCTTCACGGGTGTGGTTCTCACTACGTCACCCAAGTTCATTGCTAGCGCCGGTTACACTGCTCAACCTGTGCTTGCAGCATCATGGCCTGTTCTAAACTATTGACTTCATCTTGTATAAGAAATCAAGTGCTTTagaataaatacttttttttaaacctttatttaacttggtaaGTCAGTTAAACAAATTCTTGTTtgcaatgacggccaaaccctgacgacgctgggccaactgtgcgccgccctatgggactcccaatcacgtccggatgtgatacagcctggctcTTCAAGTTACACTTTATAATACCTAATGTTATGAATTTAAATGTTTACAACTAATGCATCActtatttattatgataaattCTAGTGTTCCAGGCTGCATCGGTATGTCTTCCTGCTTCAGGGTAAAGTTACCCCCAGGGACAGATCTAGGATCTGTTTCCACCTCACCCATTTCTAATCTTAACCATTTGTGGGGGAAAAAGAGGAATTGGATCCAAGATCAGCATCTGGGGTTAACTTCTACCCCACAGGTTGTTGACtcactgtcttctctctgtctccaggcagGATGAGTACTGATGGCAGTATGCATTTAGTCATGTGTGACTTTATTCAATACTGGGAGGACTTGAATGGCACACAAAAGAAGAGCTTGACTCAACGCTACCAAAGCGGCTGCGATTGCACGGTGTGTGACAGGAATTATAGTCAAATTACTTTAGACCACTTTTGTTAAATGTTTACTTTGTCACATTGGCTAAACACGAGCTAGAGTATATGGATAATGATCAGTCAGTGATCtggatctttctctctccctgctctgatcTACAGATCATCCGCTGCTCTTCCCTCCCCTGTCCCGTCAGCGCCCCAGATGAGTGCCTTTGGACAGACTGGTTGTTGGCCGATGGCCAAAGCGGACCCCAGGCCAAGTACTCTGCCTGTCTCAAGGGGCGTGATGGGTCCTGTGCCTGGTACAGGGGGATGGCTCCATTCAAGAAGTAGTTCCTGGATATTGACGACCCCTAAACTCTACAGGCCTTCCACTCACTGCTCAGTGGCTAAATATGCCTGTAATTTAAAAGCTGGTCACTTCTTGTGCAATAAAAATAAACTACTCCTCAAATATAGCGCTCCAAGTATTCATTTCTTGTGCCATTTATCTGTTTTTAAACTGGAACCAAAGGTGTTATTGAAAATCAAAAGTGATCTCACTGTTTCTGACTAGAACATTTTTCCTGAAATACCATCCTAAAGCCTGGGGCATGTTCAGCTGGGCACAATATTGTAGAATGAATGTTATATACATAGTCTTCCTTGACAAAGAAATGCAGGTGTGGTTCCCTTCTGCACGTTGAATGCATTTTAATGAAATTGCTGAGAACACTCACACTTGCTGACCAAAAGATTGTCTGAGTTTTCAGAACATTAATCTTAAGTAGTCACTTTAAATTTGTACTTTAATATTGAACAATTTCTCAGACTCACTACCCACTTGGCAATGTTTTCATTTAACACATTTTGCATTAAAGTAAAATTAATTTTGGATTTATGAAGTTAAATCTTTTACCTAAATCCTTTATTTGATatctagacattgaactgacatcTGGGCCCATGGGGTAGACTATATCGATAACCGTTCAGAATGTTTTTGAAAGCTATGTAATGTATTTAACTAGGTGAGccagttaacctgttatggctgcaagcccgatatcggtacacctatgacaacatccccccaccccccccacactgattagcatcgctagcatagcgtcacaattaaatagtagcatctaaatatcattaaatcacaagtccaagacaccagatgaaagatacagatcttgtgaataaacccatcatttctgttttttaaaatgttttacagggaagacacaatatgtaaatctattagctaaccacgttagcaaaatacaccatttttctttgtccaccattttttctctccaccactagctatcaccaattcggccaaataaagatattgatagccactaaccaagaaaaaacctcatcagatgacagtctgataacatatttattgtataggataggttttgttagaaaaatgtgcatatttcaggtagaaatcatagtttacaattgcacccaccatcacaactcgactagaattactacagagagcaacgtgttttaccaatttactcatcataaaacatttcataaaaatatacagctcacagcaatggaaagacacagatcttgtgaattcagacaacatttcagatgttctaagtgttttacagcgaaaacacaataaatcgttatattagcataccagatatgcaaacgttaccccagcatgaattcaagccaaagagagcgatatcgttatcatcgccaaaatatattaattttttcactaaccttctcagaattcttccgatgacactcctgtaacatcatattacaacatacatatagagtttgttcgaaaatgtgcatatttagccataaaaaaacgtggttatacaatgaaaatagtagcaaaacaagcctggaaatgtcggtcgccatctttcagagtgatctagtttaatcaatagctaatcatatacttgactaaaaaatacagggttgacaggaatcgaaagacaaattagttcttaatgcaatcgctgaattacatttctaaaattatccttactgtgcaatacagggttcgccaagcgaagctataccaaacaaaatggcggaatatgcgtttaaaatttttcgacagaacaacgatttatcatattaaatatttcttactgtgaggtgatcttccatcagaatcttgggcaatgtatcctttcttgggtctaatcttcttttggtcgaaagatgtcctctgtccgtcgaaatgcccactaacgttcgaccgggaccccgaaacgtgcccaaagcttcaaagagcatcacatagaactgcctcaaaatcgcactaaacggatataaattgctataaaacggtttaaattaactaccttatgatgtttttaacacctctaacgagtaaaaacatgaccggcgaaatattactggctaaacccaagcttggaaagagagcaggtccaacgtacatcgtgcgtcaggcgcagcaggaaaagaacggtacttccggtatttcttgttttatacaggccatgattgcgcaatcgactccattcaaagcgtcaccacgtactgacatccaggggaagacgtaagcagtgtttgtatcctcatagcatttacagggaccttaaaaccgaccccagatcaggggccaagatttctgaaatctgactccctgtcaggaaaagtgctgtagaaggagctgtgtttcactcagagacaaaattccaacggctatagaaactagagagtgttttctatccaataataacaataatatgcatattgtacgagcaagaattgagtacgaggccgtttgaaatgggcacccttaatcagagctactcaatactgcccctgcagccataaaaagttaagaacaaattcttaattacaatgactgctgggccaattgtgcgccacccaatcacggccggttgtgaatcagcctggaatcgaaccagggtctgtatagtgatgcctctagcacagatgcagtgccttcagacCGCTGCCCCAATACATGCATATTCGTctccttttcagcaccaattggtaatATGCAAATACTCAATTTGTATATGTAAGGTTTGGAAAGTTTTTAATAGTAAACTGGTTTAGACTATATTGGTGAAATAAAAATactgttctggattgactgaccatgtctaaAAGTAATGGACTATCGTTtgtcttatttgagctgttcttgcaataatatggccttggtctttaaccaaatagatatatcttctgtataccacccctaccttgtcacaacacacctgattggctcaaacacattaagatggaaagaaattccacaaattaacttttaaggcacacctgttaattgaaatacattccaggtgactacctcatgaagctggttgagagaatgccaagagtgtgcaaagctgtcatcaaggcaaagggtggctacttcgaaggatctcaaatataaaatatatttgtttaatgctttttttggttactacatgattccatatgtgctatttcatagttttgatgtcttcactcttattctacaatgtagaaaatagtaaaaataaaaaccctggaattagtaggtgtgtcaacttttgactggtactgtacatctgtcCAAATGAAAGATAGCCAGCTATATGTTAAGTCAAAATTGTCCAAACCGAAACGGTCACAACTGCAACAATtgacaacatatatatatatatatactgagtataccaaacattaggaacaacggCCTAAATTTGATTTGCACCCCCCTTTTttccccctcagaacagcctcaattcatgtGGGCTTGGACTCtccaaggtgtcaaaagcgttccacagggatgctggcccatgttgactccaatgcttcccacagttgtgtcaagttgactgggtGTCTTTTGggaggtggaccattcttgatgcacacgggaaactgttgagcattaaaaacccaggagtgttgcagttcttgacacaaaccggtgcgcctggcacctactaccatacccagtgtAGAGTATTGAGATGCATAGGCAGCAAGGGGGGTTCCAACCCTCCAAGAGCCCAAACATTGAAATGTATTCTGTTCATTCTTATGCACAATGCTATGTTCCTGTGCTAATCGAATTAGGAAACTGACGATGTCTTGCAAATTGGTTGTTATACAATTGCCATATTCAGCCAGTTGGCTTATTATTTT
Proteins encoded:
- the LOC120038671 gene encoding metalloproteinase inhibitor 2-like, which produces MTRYVSSCFITLFVLFLWRVEDIADACRCSPPHPQQAFCDADIVIRAKVVGKKALSNEIKYDIQQIKMFKGPDRVIHAVFTSSSSASCGVTLETNKEYLFTGRMSTDGSMHLVMCDFIQYWEDLNGTQKKSLTQRYQSGCDCTIIRCSSLPCPVSAPDECLWTDWLLADGQSGPQAKYSACLKGRDGSCAWYRGMAPFKK